Proteins co-encoded in one Nicotiana sylvestris chromosome 7, ASM39365v2, whole genome shotgun sequence genomic window:
- the LOC104219928 gene encoding seipin-2-like, protein MDEQARICENAVDIDSNFLGLSCKDHKKSPNFLMNLMKYSLLVGAEKALLVRKSQEPFSCSSLSSWTDEETAREKRRNKGKSPLQDNKSCAIESCKEHFDMPKVVNSYPSGSYNTELSFGFTASFTVMMLKLVGFQMNLLVRLFTFPISLMNYWIMILTLPFQTLTLAKEQLKKQLMNLGTKSWLSLMSFVFSQIKAQKSVLKLTVRFCWALFWAVYVCFLLVGLLVMGFVISGVTMRRLVEEPIETTKSLNFDYTKTSPVAFVPLASSAGLSTPLISKPKIVDRPIPYNHKLQLIVSLTMPESEYNRKLGIFQVRVDCLSADGKVTATSSYPSMLKFKSQPIRIVETAIKSIPLVTGFQSEVQNLKLVINDFTEGFEPTVCFKVVLEKRAEYQPEGAGIPEIYAAALHVESELPQIKRIIWLWRRTVFVWIGIMLFLTQLSFALIFCRPVLLPGRRLMTVLGTKKNAQKNKISW, encoded by the exons ATGGATGAACAAGCAAGAATTTGTGAAAATGCTGTTGACATTGATAGTAATTTTCTTGGATTAAGTTGCAAAGATCACAAAAAATCACCAAattttctcatgaatttgatgaagTATTCTTTGCTTGTTGGAGCTGAAAAGGCTTTACTGGTTCGAAAATCACAAGAGCCATTTTCATGCTCCAGCTTAAGTTCATGGACAGACGAAGAAACTGCTCGTGAAAAAAGGAGAAACAAAGGCAAATCACCTCTTCAGGATAATAAATCATGTGCAATTGAGTCATGTAAAGAGCATTTTGATATGCCAAAAGTGGTTAACTCTTATCCTTCAGGAAGTTATAACACTGAATTATCATTCGGTTTCACTGCATCTTTCACAGTAATGATGCTCAAACTAGTTGGATTTCAAATGAATTTACTGGTAAGACTCTTCACATTTCCCATTTCTTTGATGAACTATTGGATAATGATCTTGACCCTACCATTTCAAACACTAACCTTAGCCAAAGAGCAATTAAAGAAACAGCTGATGAATCTTGGCACGAAATCTTGGTTAAGTTTGATGTCATTTGTATTCAGCCAGATTAAGGCACAAAAATCTGTGTTGAAATTGACAGTAAGGTTCTGTTGGGCTCTGTTCTGGGCAGTCTATGTTTGTTTTTTGTTGGTTGGTTTGTTGGTAATGGGATTTGTGATAAGTGGAGTTACAATGAGACGTTTGGTGGAAGAACCAATTGAGACAACAAAGTCATTAAATTTTGATTACACAAAAACTAGCCCTGTTGCTTTTGTACCACTTGCATCATCTGCTGGTCTCTCTACTCCACTGATTTCCAAACCAAAAATTGTAGACCGGCCCATACCATATAATCACAAGTTGCAGCTTATTGTTTCATTAACCATGCCTGAATCTGAGTACAACAGGAAGCTTGGGATTTTCCAG GTAAGGGTGGACTGCTTGTCAGCAGATGGCAAAGTGACAGCAACCTCAAGCTATCCAAGCATGTTAAAATTcaaaagccaaccaatccgaATTGTTGAAACCGCGATAAAAAGCATCCCTCTTGTCACTGGTTTTCAATCAGAAGTCCAGAATCTGAAACTTGTCATCAACGATTTCACCGAAGGTTTCGAACCAACGGTATGTTTTAAAGTTGTTCTTGAAAAAAGAGCTGAGTACCAACCAGAAGGCGCAGGTATACCAGAAATATATGCAGCAGCCTTACATGTGGAATCAGAGCTTCCTCAAATAAAGAGAATTATATGGCTTTGGAGAAGAACTGTTTTTGTTTGGATTGGGATTATGTTATTCTTAACTCAGCTAAGTTTCGCTTTGATATTTTGTCGGCCTGTGCTTTTACCAGGAAGAAGGCTAATGACAGTTCTTGGAACTAAAAAGAatgcccaaaagaacaaaatttcGTGGTAA